AGAGAGATCTCTCCTGGTTGAGGATAGGCACCACCTCCAACTAGAGCTACATCTGAGATTGTATGGTGAGGAGATCTAAATGGGCGTTGTGTCATCAAAGAGGTGTCTCGAGCAAGTGTTCCTGCTACCGAATGAATCTTGGTAGCCTCTAAAGCTTCGGTGAGTGTAAAAGGGGGAAGTATGGAACTTAATCGTTTTGCAAGCATCGTTTTCCCTGCTCCGGGAGCTCCAATAAGGATGATATTATGTCCACCTGCAGCAGCAATCTCCATAGCTCTCTTGACACTCTCTTGTCCTTTGACATCAGAGAAGTCGTTATCGAAGAGATACTGCTTTTGTGAAAACTCTTTTCGTGTATCGATAGTCGTTGGCTCTATATCTGTTCTTCCTGAAAGGAAGGAGATCACTTCGTTGATATTTTCTACCCCATAGATCTTTAAACGATCGACCACTGCAGCTTCATGCGCATTCTGCTTGGGAAGAATAAATCCTTCAAATCCCTCTTTTCGAGCTTGAATGGCCATTGGAAGAACTCCTTTGATTGGCTTAATAGAACCATCTAAAGAGAGTTCTCCCATAATGATATATTTGTGAATATTGGGGGCTTTGATCTGTTCCGATGCTGCAGCAATTCCCAAAGCAATAGGGAGATCGTAAGCTGCCCCCTCCTTACGAAGATCTGCAGGAGCCATGTTAATAACAATCTTTTTCCCTGGAATAGTGAGGCCAATTGAACGTAATGCTGCCTCTATTCTCTGTTGACTCTCTTTCACTGCACTATCTGGTAAACCTACTAGGTGGAAACGGATACCTGCACTGGAGACATCTACTTCGATGGTGATGGTAATGGCATCAATTCCTTGTAATGTACTTCCGTATGTTTTGACTAACATATATCGTTGGATATTATAACTATCAAAGTAACAAACCATCTGTTTTCCTGTTCAAAATGGATTGGTACTTTCTTTTCAAAAAAACTATATATGTTCTCCTACCGATAGAGAATAAAGCGCCATCCGAATCGTATTCCCCATTGGGGATTGGTGTTGGTGGAATCCCAAATGCCATACTCGGGTTCGATATAGGCATTAATCTTCTGTTTTTGAATGGTAAATGCTCGTCCAAAACGAAGGTTTATTGGGATATAGTAGGAGTCGTTATAGAAATCGTAGGAGACTACCGGTTCTGTTTCGAGGTAATATCCATTTCGTATATGATAGGTAAGACTTGGTTGCAGTTTAAAAATGGATATTCTATCCTCTCCTGTATTAAATGAGTCAAGGTAACGC
The Prolixibacteraceae bacterium DNA segment above includes these coding regions:
- a CDS encoding YifB family Mg chelatase-like AAA ATPase; translation: MLVKTYGSTLQGIDAITITIEVDVSSAGIRFHLVGLPDSAVKESQQRIEAALRSIGLTIPGKKIVINMAPADLRKEGAAYDLPIALGIAAASEQIKAPNIHKYIIMGELSLDGSIKPIKGVLPMAIQARKEGFEGFILPKQNAHEAAVVDRLKIYGVENINEVISFLSGRTDIEPTTIDTRKEFSQKQYLFDNDFSDVKGQESVKRAMEIAAAGGHNIILIGAPGAGKTMLAKRLSSILPPFTLTEALEATKIHSVAGTLARDTSLMTQRPFRSPHHTISDVALVGGGAYPQPGEISLSHNGVLFLDELPEFKRSVLEVMRQPMEERKITISRAKTTITYPSNFMLAASMNPCPCGYYNHPTKSCNCNPGAVQKYLNKISGPLLDRIDIHLEVVPVPFEKLAELKDGEKSESIRARVIAAREIQTERFKENPQIHANAQMSSRMLRTYCLLDKQGAAILKEAMNRLSLSARAYDRILRVGRTIADLDNSELVTATHIAEAVTYRSLDRESWGR